A window of the Pristiophorus japonicus isolate sPriJap1 chromosome 13, sPriJap1.hap1, whole genome shotgun sequence genome harbors these coding sequences:
- the LOC139278753 gene encoding UDP-GlcNAc:betaGal beta-1,3-N-acetylglucosaminyltransferase 9-like, whose translation MRLRRKGDLLCTVVLLTAFCVLFYIQTHSETPRLDRHKNQRESGTERYLQSTKAETPPVSTTSATEPKRICQWLEDGQVRVTTSPSSDLLPWNYRQYLWQKDCREFNQIINQKDKCRKVHGEPLLLISIKSRVEEFERREVARKTWAREGRVHGLQVRRLFLLGIPSNQSALASWSRLLEHESRIYQDILLWDFQDTFFNLTLKEIHFLKWVDQFCPAAEFVFKGDDDVFVNVENIADFLVNANPKEDLFVGDIIYQALPIRSNRSKYFIPEMMYGPGVYPVYAGGGGFLMSGHTAKRLYRACKEVDLFPIDDVFLGMCLLRLGLEPLTHEGFRTFGIVRPSAAPHMQTFDPCFYKELMLVHSLRVPEIWLMWTLLHDPNLNCARKGSMKRPFRWRVKRQATSTSVRKLRH comes from the coding sequence ATGAGATTGCGGCGGAAAGGAGATCTCCTCTGCACGGTTGTCCTGCTGACAGCATTTTGTGTATTGTTTTACATCCAAACACACTCCGAAACCCCGCGGCTGGACAGACACAAGAACCAAAGGGAATCGGGAACCGAGAGATACTTACAAAGCACCAAGGCCGAAACTCCGCCCGTCTCAACCACCAGCGCAACCGAGCCGAAGCGCATCTGTCAGTGGCTGGAGGATGGGCAGGTCCGGGTGACCACATCTCCAAGCTCAGACCTCTTACCCTGGAACTACCGCCAGTACCTCTGGCAGAAGGACTGTCGGGAATTCAATCAGATCATTAACCAGAAGGACAAGTGCCGGAAGGTCCATGGAGAGCCACTCCTGTTGATCTCCATCAAGTCCAGGGTGGAGGAGTTTGAAAGGCGTGAAGTGGCTCGGAAGACCTGGGCCCGAGAAGGTCGTGTCCATGGTCTGCAGGTCCGCAGGCTCTTCCTCCTGGGAATCCCTTCCAACCAAAGCGCTTTGGCTTCGTGGAGCCGCCTGTTGGAACACGAGAGTCGGATTTACCAGGACATCCTGCTGTGGGATTTCCAAGACACTTTCTTCAACCTGACGCTCAAGGAGATCCACTTTCTGAAGTGGGTTGACCAATTCTGCCCCGCCGCGGAGTTTGTCTTCAAGGGGGACGACGACGTCTTTGTAAACGTGGAGAACATTGCAGATTTCTTGGTGAACGCCAATCCCAAGGAAGATCTATTTGTTGGAGACATCATTTACCAAGCCCTCCCCATCAGGTCCAATAGAAGTAAGTATTTCATCCCAGAGATGATGTACGGCCCGGGGGTTTACCCTGTCTATGCTGGGGGCGGAGGCTTCCTCATGTCTGGACACACCGCGAAGAGGCTCTACCGCGCCTGCAAAGAGGTGGACCTCTTCCCCATCGACGATGTCTTCTTGGGCATGTGCTTGCTGCGGCTCGGGCTCGAACCCTTAACTCACGAAGGATTCCGAACCTTCGGCATCGTCCGGCCGTCGGCAGCTCCTCACATGCAAACGTTTGACCCGTGCTTCTACAAGGAGCTGATGCTGGTCCACAGCCTTCGGGTGCCCGAGATCTGGCTGATGTGGACCCTTCTGCACGACCCCAATCTCAACTGCGCTCGCAAAGGGTCAATGAAGCGCCCATTCCGGTGGAGGGTCAAGCGACAGGCGACATCCACCTCTGTAAGGAAATTAAGGCACTGA